A window of the Bacteriovorax sp. PP10 genome harbors these coding sequences:
- a CDS encoding CheR family methyltransferase gives MTEESAIFDIEVKLFIEAVFMKYKYDFRQYSLASVKRRLSSVLIVHKIKTISALQEKVLYEPDFFNAVLQYMTISTTEMFRDPNYFKAFQEKVLPYLQSYPSIKIWVAGCSSGEEAYSFAIIFKEAGLLDRVMIYATDINPVILDKAKAGIYKLEDMKKNSLNYQQAGGQKSLSDYYTASYNAAAIDPALKKSIVFADHSLATDSVFSEMQFVSCRNVLIYFDKELQNRAINLFHDSLSMKGFLGIGSKESLKFSSQSASFEQWSANDRIYRKLK, from the coding sequence ATGACTGAAGAGTCCGCTATTTTTGACATTGAAGTGAAGTTGTTTATTGAAGCTGTGTTTATGAAATATAAATATGATTTCAGACAATACAGTCTGGCCTCAGTTAAAAGAAGGCTCTCAAGTGTATTGATTGTTCACAAAATAAAGACAATCTCTGCTCTTCAGGAAAAAGTTTTGTACGAGCCAGATTTTTTCAATGCAGTTTTGCAATACATGACGATCTCGACGACAGAAATGTTCCGCGATCCAAATTACTTTAAGGCCTTTCAGGAAAAAGTCCTGCCTTATCTACAGTCATACCCCTCGATTAAAATCTGGGTTGCTGGATGCAGTAGTGGCGAAGAGGCCTATTCATTTGCCATTATTTTTAAAGAAGCAGGTCTTTTAGACAGAGTCATGATTTACGCTACAGACATCAATCCTGTTATTCTAGATAAGGCTAAGGCCGGGATTTACAAACTTGAGGATATGAAAAAGAACTCTCTTAACTATCAGCAGGCCGGAGGTCAGAAGTCTTTATCTGATTACTACACTGCCAGCTACAATGCCGCGGCAATTGATCCGGCATTAAAAAAGAGTATTGTTTTTGCAGATCATAGTCTCGCAACAGATTCGGTGTTTTCTGAAATGCAGTTTGTATCTTGCCGAAATGTTCTAATCTACTTTGATAAAGAATTACAAAACAGAGCGATTAACCTCTTCCACGACTCTCTTTCGATGAAAGGGTTTTTAGGAATTGGTTCAAAAGAGAGTTTAAAATTCTCCAGCCAGAGCGCTTCGTTTGAACAGTGGTCTGCAAACGATCGCATCTACAGGAAGCTTAAATAA